The Rhodocytophaga rosea genome has a segment encoding these proteins:
- a CDS encoding DUF6597 domain-containing transcriptional factor → MLIKKFRPSPPLGEYVRSFGIVQFLFPANIKIPIKPFSPRPENSLCFIPKDPEYIAYPGNDTKIKRPPITVYGQHTLLNSRNPGQDFLAFVVDFQPGVLYRLTGVPLHELTNTYVEAEYIIS, encoded by the coding sequence ATGCTTATAAAAAAATTTCGGCCTAGCCCACCTCTTGGAGAGTACGTACGGAGTTTTGGCATCGTGCAATTTTTGTTTCCTGCCAACATAAAAATACCTATTAAGCCTTTCTCCCCACGTCCTGAAAATTCACTTTGCTTTATTCCAAAAGATCCTGAATACATCGCTTACCCAGGCAATGATACAAAAATAAAGCGGCCTCCTATCACGGTTTATGGACAGCATACCTTACTCAATTCCAGGAATCCGGGCCAGGATTTTTTAGCTTTTGTTGTGGATTTTCAGCCTGGGGTTTTATACCGGTTAACAGGGGTTCCCCTGCATGAACTCACCAATACCTATGTAGAGGCTGAATATATTATTTCCTAA
- a CDS encoding cupin domain-containing protein codes for MQHSSRRIALGQMAALFFGSSIVMEGCGPSHSKDSIDKTEKSLKTVHIPSGSFPKAPDGVSFGDGVKTGAKVRSEYTNGQLCCQEIYLKAKQAGPPPHLHKELDEVMRVVEGTVHVLVGDTVTALKAGDWHVRPHGLVHTFWNASDQPALCIDLYLNQDFLSFFEEFMRIMNQLQKKGLTLESNEGQKLNNALLAKYGIEMFPEQFPPIIAKYGLTM; via the coding sequence ATGCAACACTCATCCAGAAGAATAGCCCTTGGGCAAATGGCTGCTTTATTTTTCGGCAGCAGTATAGTTATGGAAGGCTGCGGACCTTCACATTCAAAAGACAGCATAGATAAAACCGAAAAATCATTAAAAACAGTACATATACCCTCTGGATCTTTTCCTAAAGCACCTGATGGCGTAAGTTTTGGAGATGGTGTTAAAACTGGTGCAAAAGTGAGAAGTGAATACACCAATGGTCAACTGTGTTGTCAGGAAATATACCTGAAGGCCAAACAGGCCGGACCACCACCCCATTTGCATAAGGAACTGGATGAAGTGATGAGAGTAGTGGAAGGCACCGTACATGTACTGGTGGGCGATACTGTTACAGCGCTGAAAGCAGGCGACTGGCATGTGCGGCCACATGGGCTCGTACATACTTTCTGGAATGCCAGCGATCAGCCTGCCCTGTGTATTGATCTATATCTCAATCAGGATTTCTTGAGTTTTTTTGAGGAATTTATGCGTATTATGAATCAGTTACAGAAGAAAGGACTTACCTTAGAATCCAATGAAGGTCAAAAGTTAAATAATGCATTATTAGCGAAATATGGCATTGAGATGTTTCCCGAACAATTTCCTCCCATCATAGCAAAATATGGTCTGACAATGTAG
- the xerD gene encoding site-specific tyrosine recombinase XerD: MNWKSAVKEFKNYLQLERSLAGNSIEAYVHDIEKLQQFVELSQLQVQPEQITSGHIMDFLKYINELGMSAHSQARILSGIKSFYKYLLMENVISNDPSHLIETPRLGRKLPDTLSIEDIDTLLNAIDLSTPEGGRNRAMIETLYSSGLRVSELVELKLTNVYADIGFLRVIGKGSKERLVPIGRDALKYMNIYIDQIRCHVPVKKDSENYVFLNRRGSNLTRVMVFMMIKELAIRAGIKKNISPHTFRHSFATHLIEGGADLRAVQEMLGHESITTTEIYTHLDRDYLKQVIKDFHPRS, from the coding sequence ATGAACTGGAAGAGTGCCGTCAAAGAGTTTAAAAATTACCTGCAACTGGAACGCTCTCTGGCTGGTAATTCTATCGAAGCCTATGTTCATGATATAGAAAAATTGCAGCAGTTTGTAGAATTATCCCAATTACAGGTGCAGCCAGAACAGATTACTTCCGGGCATATTATGGATTTTCTGAAGTATATCAACGAACTGGGTATGTCGGCACATTCGCAGGCCAGAATACTTTCGGGCATTAAATCCTTCTACAAGTATTTGCTGATGGAAAATGTGATTTCCAATGACCCATCGCATTTAATAGAAACCCCTAGGCTGGGACGAAAACTTCCAGATACGCTGAGCATTGAAGATATTGATACGTTGCTCAATGCCATTGATCTTTCTACACCCGAAGGCGGACGGAATAGAGCAATGATTGAAACTTTATATAGTTCCGGCTTACGGGTTTCTGAACTGGTAGAACTGAAGCTGACCAATGTATATGCAGATATTGGATTTTTACGGGTGATTGGGAAAGGCAGCAAGGAAAGGCTGGTTCCCATTGGAAGAGATGCCTTGAAATACATGAATATTTACATCGATCAGATCCGCTGCCATGTGCCGGTAAAAAAAGATTCTGAGAATTATGTTTTTCTCAACAGACGTGGCAGTAATCTTACCAGGGTAATGGTGTTTATGATGATTAAAGAATTAGCCATCCGGGCAGGCATCAAAAAGAATATTAGTCCGCACACATTCCGGCATTCATTTGCTACACACCTGATCGAAGGAGGCGCAGATTTACGGGCTGTTCAGGAAATGCTGGGGCATGAATCCATCACTACTACCGAGATATACACCCATTTAGACCGGGATTATCTGAAGCAGGTTATCAAAGATTTTCATCCCAGAAGCTGA
- the aroQ gene encoding type II 3-dehydroquinate dehydratase produces MKIVIINGPNLNLLGVREKSIYGKESFEHYFDKLKARNRLIDLTYFQSNIEGELINKLHQEGFSADGIILNAGGYTHTSIALADAISAITSPVMEVHISNIYARESFRHHSYLSSRCVGVICGLGLEGYRLALDYFLQKREKDKAEVS; encoded by the coding sequence ATGAAGATAGTTATTATTAACGGACCTAACCTGAACCTGCTCGGTGTACGGGAAAAGAGTATTTACGGCAAAGAATCATTTGAGCATTATTTTGACAAACTGAAAGCCCGAAACCGCCTGATCGACCTTACCTATTTTCAATCGAATATTGAAGGAGAACTCATCAATAAACTGCACCAGGAAGGCTTCTCAGCGGATGGAATCATTTTGAATGCTGGTGGCTATACACATACTTCTATTGCCCTGGCCGATGCGATCTCTGCTATTACCAGCCCTGTGATGGAAGTACATATCTCTAATATTTATGCCAGAGAATCTTTCCGCCATCATAGTTACCTGAGCAGCCGTTGTGTGGGGGTAATTTGCGGTTTGGGATTGGAAGGGTACAGATTGGCTTTGGACTATTTTCTGCAGAAACGGGAGAAGGATAAAGCTGAGGTAAGCTAA
- a CDS encoding Gfo/Idh/MocA family protein produces the protein MSSKKINVAIVGLGFGAEFIPIYLKHPNANMYAICQRTQSKLDEIGNAFGIEHRYTDYNELLKDPNIDAVHINSPIQSHAEQSIAALRAGKHVACTVPMATTVEECRQIVEAVKQSGKTYMMMETVVYSREFLFVKEMYDKGELGKLQFLRASHQQEMAGWPGYWEGLPPMHYATHCVGPVLALPRAEAEYVSCFGSGRIDENLISKYGSPFAIETCHIKFRNSDLSAEVTRSLFNTARQYRESFDVYGSKKSFEWTQIEHEDSVIHTGENPERVKIPDYAHLLPKEIQSFTTQGVYDSDENQHLSFIQGSGHGGSHPHLVNEFLSALVENREPYPNARQSANITCVGILAHESAMKGGEIIKLPDFTLSK, from the coding sequence ATGTCATCCAAAAAAATTAATGTGGCCATCGTCGGACTGGGTTTTGGTGCCGAGTTTATTCCCATCTACCTCAAGCATCCGAATGCCAATATGTATGCCATTTGCCAGAGAACACAAAGTAAACTGGATGAGATCGGCAATGCTTTTGGCATTGAACACCGGTATACGGATTATAACGAATTACTGAAAGACCCGAACATTGATGCTGTGCATATTAACAGTCCTATTCAAAGCCATGCTGAGCAATCTATAGCGGCATTGAGGGCAGGAAAACATGTAGCCTGTACCGTTCCGATGGCCACTACCGTTGAGGAATGCCGGCAGATTGTAGAAGCTGTAAAGCAAAGTGGGAAGACCTATATGATGATGGAAACGGTGGTGTATAGCCGGGAATTTTTGTTTGTGAAAGAGATGTATGACAAAGGGGAACTAGGTAAACTTCAGTTTCTAAGGGCATCTCACCAGCAGGAAATGGCTGGCTGGCCAGGGTATTGGGAAGGATTGCCTCCTATGCATTATGCTACGCACTGTGTAGGTCCTGTATTAGCTTTACCTAGAGCAGAAGCAGAATATGTTTCCTGTTTTGGCTCCGGACGCATTGATGAAAACCTGATCTCCAAGTATGGGTCACCTTTCGCCATTGAAACCTGCCATATCAAATTCAGAAACTCCGATTTGTCAGCAGAAGTGACCAGGTCACTGTTCAATACTGCTCGTCAGTACAGGGAAAGCTTTGATGTGTATGGCTCCAAAAAATCATTTGAGTGGACGCAGATCGAACATGAGGATAGTGTGATTCATACCGGCGAAAACCCTGAACGGGTAAAAATACCTGATTATGCACACTTATTACCCAAAGAGATTCAGTCATTTACTACACAGGGCGTATATGATTCTGATGAGAATCAGCATTTATCATTCATCCAGGGCTCGGGACATGGCGGTTCGCATCCACATCTGGTGAATGAATTCTTAAGTGCCCTGGTAGAAAACAGAGAACCCTATCCGAATGCCCGTCAATCGGCTAATATCACCTGTGTAGGTATTCTGGCACATGAATCGGCTATGAAAGGAGGAGAGATTATAAAACTGCCAGATTTTACGCTATCAAAATAA
- a CDS encoding sugar phosphate isomerase/epimerase family protein, which produces MPLNIKLGVSTWLWTSPFTTETISLFPKIKQMGYDAVEIPVEDPALLDVKKVKEALFNHELLPIICGAFGTSRDLTHEDPAYHENSFRYIEACLDISQQLGASFVAGPMYSAVGKARLISAEQKKLEWDRAVSNLRKVCRMAEERGQKIALEPLNRFESDLINTAEDVMQLIQDINHPAANVILDGFHMNIEEPDIEKAIRLAGDKLIHVQVSENYRGTPGTGQTRWDAFYRGLSAINYQGVVSIESFTPAIKELAGAVCIWRPLASSQDGFAQEGLNFLKRWANSNGV; this is translated from the coding sequence ATGCCTTTAAACATAAAACTGGGAGTAAGCACTTGGCTCTGGACTTCTCCATTTACTACAGAAACCATTTCACTTTTTCCAAAGATCAAACAAATGGGCTATGATGCAGTAGAAATCCCGGTTGAAGACCCTGCCTTACTGGATGTAAAAAAGGTAAAAGAGGCGCTATTCAATCATGAACTATTACCTATTATTTGCGGCGCTTTTGGCACCAGCCGTGATCTTACCCATGAAGATCCAGCCTATCATGAGAATAGTTTCCGCTATATCGAGGCATGTTTAGATATCAGTCAGCAACTGGGAGCTAGTTTTGTAGCGGGCCCGATGTATTCAGCCGTTGGGAAAGCCCGTTTGATTTCTGCCGAACAGAAAAAATTGGAATGGGACAGAGCCGTAAGCAATCTGCGTAAAGTTTGCCGGATGGCTGAAGAGAGAGGCCAAAAAATTGCGCTGGAACCATTGAACCGCTTTGAATCAGATTTGATCAATACAGCTGAAGATGTAATGCAGCTTATTCAAGACATTAACCATCCGGCTGCGAATGTGATTCTGGACGGATTTCATATGAATATTGAAGAACCAGACATCGAGAAAGCCATACGGCTAGCCGGAGATAAGCTTATACATGTGCAGGTTTCGGAAAATTACCGGGGTACGCCTGGCACTGGCCAAACCCGTTGGGATGCTTTTTACCGGGGATTATCAGCGATAAATTACCAGGGCGTGGTTTCCATTGAAAGCTTTACACCAGCGATTAAAGAACTGGCTGGTGCTGTTTGTATCTGGCGTCCGTTAGCATCCAGTCAGGATGGATTTGCACAGGAAGGATTGAATTTTTTAAAACGCTGGGCAAATTCTAATGGTGTTTAG